Proteins from a genomic interval of Gossypium hirsutum isolate 1008001.06 chromosome A09, Gossypium_hirsutum_v2.1, whole genome shotgun sequence:
- the LOC107917880 gene encoding uncharacterized protein isoform X3, with the protein MEDVLDEWETAVQQLQTDPSGSASFVTGRMSNQKYKDQQFWSQLKEDRLSVQLLGLVIDLTNTSRYYQTTDLKKKGIKHVKIQCRGRDAVPENASVNTFVYEVSQFLLRQKSNKYILVHCTHGHNRIGYMIIHCLMRTQPMSVTRAIKFFFEARPPGIYKPDDIDALYAFYHERRPESLVCPPTPEWKRSSDLYLNGEATADDDDDDDDDGAPTALLVRGHAQFPGSHPVSLNRSFICLNTLIQDGKGMASVLYTYRSCVEALPQCKAMFFFMWCRGYVGIHSSGFRNFLLKPELLRSIVDSGFEYPFELRLGT; encoded by the exons ATGGAAGATGTATTAGATGAGTGGGAAACTGCAGTTCAGCAGTTGCAAACAGATCCTTCTGGCTCTGCTTCGTTCGTAACTGGAAG gATGAGCAACCAGAAGTACAAGGACCAGCAGTTTTGGTCTCAACTGAAAGAGGATCGACTATCAGTCCAATTG CTTGGTTTGGTGATTGATTTGACGAACACTTCTCGTTACTATCAAACTACAGACCTGAAGAAAAAAGGCATTAAGCATGTAAAG ATACAATGTAGGGGAAGGGATGCTGTACCTGAGAATGCGTCTGTAAATACCTTTGTTTATGAG GTGTCACAATTTCTCCTACGTCAGAAATCGAATAAATAT attcTTGTCCATTGTACTCATGGTCATAACCGCATTGGCTACATGATTATTCACTGTCTCATGCGAACACAGCCAATGTCTGTTACTCGG gcaataaaatttttttttgaggcACGCCCACCAGGAATATATAAACCAGACGATATTGATGCCCTCTatgcattttatcatgaaagaaGACCAGAATCTCTTGTCTGCCCTCCAACTCCTGAGTGGAAAAGATCTTCTGATCTTTATCTCAATGGTGAAGCAACtgcagatgatgatgatgatgatgatgatgatggagcTCCAACTGCATTACTT GTTAGAGGGCATGCACAATTCCCGGGATCACATCCAGTTTCGCTGAACAGATCATTTATATGTTtg AACACACTTATCCAGGATGGGAAGGGGATGGCATCAGTGCTTTATACTTATCGCAGCTGTGTCGAAGCACTTCCTCAG TGTAAAGCAATGTTCTTTTTTATGTGGTGTAGGGGGTATGTTGGAATTCACAGTTCGGGATTCAGAAACTTTCTGCTGAAACCGGAGCTGCTTCGATCTATTGTGGATTCTGGTTTTGAATATCCTTTCGAATTAAG GTTAGGTACTTAA
- the LOC107917880 gene encoding uncharacterized protein isoform X5: protein MEDVLDEWETAVQQLQTDPSGSASFVTGRMSNQKYKDQQFWSQLKEDRLSVQLLGLVIDLTNTSRYYQTTDLKKKGIKHVKIQCRGRDAVPENASVNTFVYEAIKFFFEARPPGIYKPDDIDALYAFYHERRPESLVCPPTPEWKRSSDLYLNGEATADDDDDDDDDGAPTALLVRGHAQFPGSHPVSLNRSFICLNTLIQDGKGMASVLYTYRSCVEALPQCKAMFFFMWCRGYVGIHSSGFRNFLLKPELLRSIVDSGFEYPFELRQSFKLMSDVNIRKFHELSHFVFLAFSDL from the exons ATGGAAGATGTATTAGATGAGTGGGAAACTGCAGTTCAGCAGTTGCAAACAGATCCTTCTGGCTCTGCTTCGTTCGTAACTGGAAG gATGAGCAACCAGAAGTACAAGGACCAGCAGTTTTGGTCTCAACTGAAAGAGGATCGACTATCAGTCCAATTG CTTGGTTTGGTGATTGATTTGACGAACACTTCTCGTTACTATCAAACTACAGACCTGAAGAAAAAAGGCATTAAGCATGTAAAG ATACAATGTAGGGGAAGGGATGCTGTACCTGAGAATGCGTCTGTAAATACCTTTGTTTATGAG gcaataaaatttttttttgaggcACGCCCACCAGGAATATATAAACCAGACGATATTGATGCCCTCTatgcattttatcatgaaagaaGACCAGAATCTCTTGTCTGCCCTCCAACTCCTGAGTGGAAAAGATCTTCTGATCTTTATCTCAATGGTGAAGCAACtgcagatgatgatgatgatgatgatgatgatggagcTCCAACTGCATTACTT GTTAGAGGGCATGCACAATTCCCGGGATCACATCCAGTTTCGCTGAACAGATCATTTATATGTTtg AACACACTTATCCAGGATGGGAAGGGGATGGCATCAGTGCTTTATACTTATCGCAGCTGTGTCGAAGCACTTCCTCAG TGTAAAGCAATGTTCTTTTTTATGTGGTGTAGGGGGTATGTTGGAATTCACAGTTCGGGATTCAGAAACTTTCTGCTGAAACCGGAGCTGCTTCGATCTATTGTGGATTCTGGTTTTGAATATCCTTTCGAATTAAGGCAAAGTTTTAAACTCATGTCTGATGTTAACATTCGTAAATTCCATGAATTAAgtcattttgtttttcttgctTTTAGTGACTTATAA
- the LOC107917880 gene encoding mRNA-capping enzyme isoform X7, producing MLGLVIDLTNTSRYYQTTDLKKKGIKHVKIQCRGRDAVPENASVNTFVYEVSQFLLRQKSNKYILVHCTHGHNRIGYMIIHCLMRTQPMSVTRAIKFFFEARPPGIYKPDDIDALYAFYHERRPESLVCPPTPEWKRSSDLYLNGEATADDDDDDDDDGAPTALLVRGHAQFPGSHPVSLNRSFICLNTLIQDGKGMASVLYTYRSCVEALPQCKAMFFFMWCRGYVGIHSSGFRNFLLKPELLRSIVDSGFEYPFELRQSFKLMSDVNIRKFHELSHFVFLAFSDL from the exons ATG CTTGGTTTGGTGATTGATTTGACGAACACTTCTCGTTACTATCAAACTACAGACCTGAAGAAAAAAGGCATTAAGCATGTAAAG ATACAATGTAGGGGAAGGGATGCTGTACCTGAGAATGCGTCTGTAAATACCTTTGTTTATGAG GTGTCACAATTTCTCCTACGTCAGAAATCGAATAAATAT attcTTGTCCATTGTACTCATGGTCATAACCGCATTGGCTACATGATTATTCACTGTCTCATGCGAACACAGCCAATGTCTGTTACTCGG gcaataaaatttttttttgaggcACGCCCACCAGGAATATATAAACCAGACGATATTGATGCCCTCTatgcattttatcatgaaagaaGACCAGAATCTCTTGTCTGCCCTCCAACTCCTGAGTGGAAAAGATCTTCTGATCTTTATCTCAATGGTGAAGCAACtgcagatgatgatgatgatgatgatgatgatggagcTCCAACTGCATTACTT GTTAGAGGGCATGCACAATTCCCGGGATCACATCCAGTTTCGCTGAACAGATCATTTATATGTTtg AACACACTTATCCAGGATGGGAAGGGGATGGCATCAGTGCTTTATACTTATCGCAGCTGTGTCGAAGCACTTCCTCAG TGTAAAGCAATGTTCTTTTTTATGTGGTGTAGGGGGTATGTTGGAATTCACAGTTCGGGATTCAGAAACTTTCTGCTGAAACCGGAGCTGCTTCGATCTATTGTGGATTCTGGTTTTGAATATCCTTTCGAATTAAGGCAAAGTTTTAAACTCATGTCTGATGTTAACATTCGTAAATTCCATGAATTAAgtcattttgtttttcttgctTTTAGTGACTTATAA
- the LOC107917880 gene encoding mRNA-capping enzyme isoform X6, which translates to MEDVLDEWETAVQQLQTDPSGSASFVTGRMSNQKYKDQQFWSQLKEDRLSVQLLGLVIDLTNTSRYYQTTDLKKKGIKHVKIQCRGRDAVPENASVNTFVYEVSQFLLRQKSNKYILVHCTHGHNRIGYMIIHCLMRTQPMSVTRAIKFFFEARPPGIYKPDDIDALYAFYHERRPESLVCPPTPEWKRSSDLYLNGEATADDDDDDDDDGAPTALLVRGHAQFPGSHPVSLNRSFICLNTLIQDGKGMASVLYTYRSCVEALPQGVCWNSQFGIQKLSAETGAASIYCGFWF; encoded by the exons ATGGAAGATGTATTAGATGAGTGGGAAACTGCAGTTCAGCAGTTGCAAACAGATCCTTCTGGCTCTGCTTCGTTCGTAACTGGAAG gATGAGCAACCAGAAGTACAAGGACCAGCAGTTTTGGTCTCAACTGAAAGAGGATCGACTATCAGTCCAATTG CTTGGTTTGGTGATTGATTTGACGAACACTTCTCGTTACTATCAAACTACAGACCTGAAGAAAAAAGGCATTAAGCATGTAAAG ATACAATGTAGGGGAAGGGATGCTGTACCTGAGAATGCGTCTGTAAATACCTTTGTTTATGAG GTGTCACAATTTCTCCTACGTCAGAAATCGAATAAATAT attcTTGTCCATTGTACTCATGGTCATAACCGCATTGGCTACATGATTATTCACTGTCTCATGCGAACACAGCCAATGTCTGTTACTCGG gcaataaaatttttttttgaggcACGCCCACCAGGAATATATAAACCAGACGATATTGATGCCCTCTatgcattttatcatgaaagaaGACCAGAATCTCTTGTCTGCCCTCCAACTCCTGAGTGGAAAAGATCTTCTGATCTTTATCTCAATGGTGAAGCAACtgcagatgatgatgatgatgatgatgatgatggagcTCCAACTGCATTACTT GTTAGAGGGCATGCACAATTCCCGGGATCACATCCAGTTTCGCTGAACAGATCATTTATATGTTtg AACACACTTATCCAGGATGGGAAGGGGATGGCATCAGTGCTTTATACTTATCGCAGCTGTGTCGAAGCACTTCCTCAG GGGGTATGTTGGAATTCACAGTTCGGGATTCAGAAACTTTCTGCTGAAACCGGAGCTGCTTCGATCTATTGTGGATTCTGGTTTTGA
- the LOC107917880 gene encoding uncharacterized protein isoform X1: protein MEDVLDEWETAVQQLQTDPSGSASFVTGRMSNQKYKDQQFWSQLKEDRLSVQLLGLVIDLTNTSRYYQTTDLKKKGIKHVKIQCRGRDAVPENASVNTFVYEVSQFLLRQKSNKYILVHCTHGHNRIGYMIIHCLMRTQPMSVTRAIKFFFEARPPGIYKPDDIDALYAFYHERRPESLVCPPTPEWKRSSDLYLNGEATADDDDDDDDDGAPTALLVRGHAQFPGSHPVSLNRSFICLNTLIQDGKGMASVLYTYRSCVEALPQCKAMFFFMWCRGYVGIHSSGFRNFLLKPELLRSIVDSGFEYPFELRQSFKLMSDVNIRKFHELSHFVFLAFSDL, encoded by the exons ATGGAAGATGTATTAGATGAGTGGGAAACTGCAGTTCAGCAGTTGCAAACAGATCCTTCTGGCTCTGCTTCGTTCGTAACTGGAAG gATGAGCAACCAGAAGTACAAGGACCAGCAGTTTTGGTCTCAACTGAAAGAGGATCGACTATCAGTCCAATTG CTTGGTTTGGTGATTGATTTGACGAACACTTCTCGTTACTATCAAACTACAGACCTGAAGAAAAAAGGCATTAAGCATGTAAAG ATACAATGTAGGGGAAGGGATGCTGTACCTGAGAATGCGTCTGTAAATACCTTTGTTTATGAG GTGTCACAATTTCTCCTACGTCAGAAATCGAATAAATAT attcTTGTCCATTGTACTCATGGTCATAACCGCATTGGCTACATGATTATTCACTGTCTCATGCGAACACAGCCAATGTCTGTTACTCGG gcaataaaatttttttttgaggcACGCCCACCAGGAATATATAAACCAGACGATATTGATGCCCTCTatgcattttatcatgaaagaaGACCAGAATCTCTTGTCTGCCCTCCAACTCCTGAGTGGAAAAGATCTTCTGATCTTTATCTCAATGGTGAAGCAACtgcagatgatgatgatgatgatgatgatgatggagcTCCAACTGCATTACTT GTTAGAGGGCATGCACAATTCCCGGGATCACATCCAGTTTCGCTGAACAGATCATTTATATGTTtg AACACACTTATCCAGGATGGGAAGGGGATGGCATCAGTGCTTTATACTTATCGCAGCTGTGTCGAAGCACTTCCTCAG TGTAAAGCAATGTTCTTTTTTATGTGGTGTAGGGGGTATGTTGGAATTCACAGTTCGGGATTCAGAAACTTTCTGCTGAAACCGGAGCTGCTTCGATCTATTGTGGATTCTGGTTTTGAATATCCTTTCGAATTAAGGCAAAGTTTTAAACTCATGTCTGATGTTAACATTCGTAAATTCCATGAATTAAgtcattttgtttttcttgctTTTAGTGACTTATAA
- the LOC107917880 gene encoding uncharacterized protein isoform X8: MEDVLDEWETAVQQLQTDPSGSASFVTGRMSNQKYKDQQFWSQLKEDRLSVQLLGLVIDLTNTSRYYQTTDLKKKGIKHVKIQCRGRDAVPENASVNTFVYEAIKFFFEARPPGIYKPDDIDALYAFYHERRPESLVCPPTPEWKRSSDLYLNGEATADDDDDDDDDGAPTALLVRGHAQFPGSHPVSLNRSFICLNTLIQDGKGMASVLYTYRSCVEALPQGVCWNSQFGIQKLSAETGAASIYCGFWF; encoded by the exons ATGGAAGATGTATTAGATGAGTGGGAAACTGCAGTTCAGCAGTTGCAAACAGATCCTTCTGGCTCTGCTTCGTTCGTAACTGGAAG gATGAGCAACCAGAAGTACAAGGACCAGCAGTTTTGGTCTCAACTGAAAGAGGATCGACTATCAGTCCAATTG CTTGGTTTGGTGATTGATTTGACGAACACTTCTCGTTACTATCAAACTACAGACCTGAAGAAAAAAGGCATTAAGCATGTAAAG ATACAATGTAGGGGAAGGGATGCTGTACCTGAGAATGCGTCTGTAAATACCTTTGTTTATGAG gcaataaaatttttttttgaggcACGCCCACCAGGAATATATAAACCAGACGATATTGATGCCCTCTatgcattttatcatgaaagaaGACCAGAATCTCTTGTCTGCCCTCCAACTCCTGAGTGGAAAAGATCTTCTGATCTTTATCTCAATGGTGAAGCAACtgcagatgatgatgatgatgatgatgatgatggagcTCCAACTGCATTACTT GTTAGAGGGCATGCACAATTCCCGGGATCACATCCAGTTTCGCTGAACAGATCATTTATATGTTtg AACACACTTATCCAGGATGGGAAGGGGATGGCATCAGTGCTTTATACTTATCGCAGCTGTGTCGAAGCACTTCCTCAG GGGGTATGTTGGAATTCACAGTTCGGGATTCAGAAACTTTCTGCTGAAACCGGAGCTGCTTCGATCTATTGTGGATTCTGGTTTTGA
- the LOC107917167 gene encoding putative glycine-rich cell wall structural protein 1 — protein sequence MSRWFVMCLFLVSLCFALCVHSQSPPQQVGSPSPTPSVGGSPGSGGGGGGGGGSGSSGGSGYGSGSGGGTGSGGSGGHGGGSGGGSSSGRGSSGGGYGFGSGSGSSGGGGGGDDGGSMPRKVGKNT from the coding sequence ATGAGTCGTTGGTTTGTGATGTGCCTTTTCTTAGTTTCCCTATGCTTTGCTCTCTGCGTCCATTCACAAAGCCCTCCACAGCAGGTGGGATCTCCCTCTCCAACTCCTTCGGTTGGTGGTAGTCCAGGGTCGGGAGGTGGAGGCGGCGGTGGTGGAGGTAGTGGTTCATCAGGTGGTTCTGGGTATGGTTCAGGAAGTGGTGGTGGTACTGGAAGTGGGGGTAGTGGAGGGCACGGAGGCGGAAGCGGTGGAGGTAGCAGCAGTGGGCGTGGTAGCAGTGGCGGTGGCTATGGCTTCGGAAGTGGAAGTGGAAGCAGTGGAGGCGGTGGTGGTGGAGATGATGGCGGCAGCATGCCTAGGAAGGTTGGGAAGAATACTTAA
- the LOC107917880 gene encoding uncharacterized protein isoform X4: MLRMSNQKYKDQQFWSQLKEDRLSVQLLGLVIDLTNTSRYYQTTDLKKKGIKHVKIQCRGRDAVPENASVNTFVYEVSQFLLRQKSNKYILVHCTHGHNRIGYMIIHCLMRTQPMSVTRAIKFFFEARPPGIYKPDDIDALYAFYHERRPESLVCPPTPEWKRSSDLYLNGEATADDDDDDDDDGAPTALLVRGHAQFPGSHPVSLNRSFICLNTLIQDGKGMASVLYTYRSCVEALPQCKAMFFFMWCRGYVGIHSSGFRNFLLKPELLRSIVDSGFEYPFELRQSFKLMSDVNIRKFHELSHFVFLAFSDL; encoded by the exons ATGTTAAG gATGAGCAACCAGAAGTACAAGGACCAGCAGTTTTGGTCTCAACTGAAAGAGGATCGACTATCAGTCCAATTG CTTGGTTTGGTGATTGATTTGACGAACACTTCTCGTTACTATCAAACTACAGACCTGAAGAAAAAAGGCATTAAGCATGTAAAG ATACAATGTAGGGGAAGGGATGCTGTACCTGAGAATGCGTCTGTAAATACCTTTGTTTATGAG GTGTCACAATTTCTCCTACGTCAGAAATCGAATAAATAT attcTTGTCCATTGTACTCATGGTCATAACCGCATTGGCTACATGATTATTCACTGTCTCATGCGAACACAGCCAATGTCTGTTACTCGG gcaataaaatttttttttgaggcACGCCCACCAGGAATATATAAACCAGACGATATTGATGCCCTCTatgcattttatcatgaaagaaGACCAGAATCTCTTGTCTGCCCTCCAACTCCTGAGTGGAAAAGATCTTCTGATCTTTATCTCAATGGTGAAGCAACtgcagatgatgatgatgatgatgatgatgatggagcTCCAACTGCATTACTT GTTAGAGGGCATGCACAATTCCCGGGATCACATCCAGTTTCGCTGAACAGATCATTTATATGTTtg AACACACTTATCCAGGATGGGAAGGGGATGGCATCAGTGCTTTATACTTATCGCAGCTGTGTCGAAGCACTTCCTCAG TGTAAAGCAATGTTCTTTTTTATGTGGTGTAGGGGGTATGTTGGAATTCACAGTTCGGGATTCAGAAACTTTCTGCTGAAACCGGAGCTGCTTCGATCTATTGTGGATTCTGGTTTTGAATATCCTTTCGAATTAAGGCAAAGTTTTAAACTCATGTCTGATGTTAACATTCGTAAATTCCATGAATTAAgtcattttgtttttcttgctTTTAGTGACTTATAA
- the LOC107917880 gene encoding uncharacterized protein isoform X2, with translation MEDVLDEWETAVQQLQTDPSGSASFVTGRMSNQKYKDQQFWSQLKEDRLSVQLLGLVIDLTNTSRYYQTTDLKKKGIKHVKIQCRGRDAVPENASVNTFVYEVSQFLLRQKSNKYILVHCTHGHNRIGYMIIHCLMRTQPMSVTRAIKFFFEARPPGIYKPDDIDALYAFYHERRPESLVCPPTPEWKRSSDLYLNGEATADDDDDDDDDGAPTALLVRGHAQFPGSHPVSLNRSFICLNTLIQDGKGMASVLYTYRSCVEALPQCKAMFFFMWCRGYVGIHSSGFRNFLLKPELLRSIVDSGFEYPFELRYLSLIADSASINDPKLKTW, from the exons ATGGAAGATGTATTAGATGAGTGGGAAACTGCAGTTCAGCAGTTGCAAACAGATCCTTCTGGCTCTGCTTCGTTCGTAACTGGAAG gATGAGCAACCAGAAGTACAAGGACCAGCAGTTTTGGTCTCAACTGAAAGAGGATCGACTATCAGTCCAATTG CTTGGTTTGGTGATTGATTTGACGAACACTTCTCGTTACTATCAAACTACAGACCTGAAGAAAAAAGGCATTAAGCATGTAAAG ATACAATGTAGGGGAAGGGATGCTGTACCTGAGAATGCGTCTGTAAATACCTTTGTTTATGAG GTGTCACAATTTCTCCTACGTCAGAAATCGAATAAATAT attcTTGTCCATTGTACTCATGGTCATAACCGCATTGGCTACATGATTATTCACTGTCTCATGCGAACACAGCCAATGTCTGTTACTCGG gcaataaaatttttttttgaggcACGCCCACCAGGAATATATAAACCAGACGATATTGATGCCCTCTatgcattttatcatgaaagaaGACCAGAATCTCTTGTCTGCCCTCCAACTCCTGAGTGGAAAAGATCTTCTGATCTTTATCTCAATGGTGAAGCAACtgcagatgatgatgatgatgatgatgatgatggagcTCCAACTGCATTACTT GTTAGAGGGCATGCACAATTCCCGGGATCACATCCAGTTTCGCTGAACAGATCATTTATATGTTtg AACACACTTATCCAGGATGGGAAGGGGATGGCATCAGTGCTTTATACTTATCGCAGCTGTGTCGAAGCACTTCCTCAG TGTAAAGCAATGTTCTTTTTTATGTGGTGTAGGGGGTATGTTGGAATTCACAGTTCGGGATTCAGAAACTTTCTGCTGAAACCGGAGCTGCTTCGATCTATTGTGGATTCTGGTTTTGAATATCCTTTCGAATTAAG GTACTTAAGTTTGATCGCCGATTCAGCATCCATCAATGATCCCAAACTCAAAACGTGGtga